Proteins encoded together in one Drosophila albomicans strain 15112-1751.03 chromosome 2R, ASM965048v2, whole genome shotgun sequence window:
- the LOC127566221 gene encoding uncharacterized protein LOC127566221, with product MDIEVGAAHRQITVFVGRRGCPSRVHCDNATNFVGASRHLEELRRRVEAEENAVRDFASRSGCEFAFIPPRAPHFGGLWEAGVKSAKHLLLRTVGNALLTAEELQTVVVAVEAVLNSRPLGAVSNDHNDGEALTPGHLLVGGPLVAPAASRTPDQEGLSCLRRWRAVSSLKRAFWQRWSREYVLGLQARAKWDQLQPNLQVGELVVVAEDNQPPMQWMVGRVEAVYPGADGAVRVADVRTSSGGLYKRPVHKLAPLPIV from the exons atggaCATTGAAGTTGGTG CGGCTCATCGCCAGATCACTGT GTTTGTTGGTCGAAGAGGATGCCCGAGCCGAGTCCATTGCGACAACGCGACGAACTTCGTCGGGGCAAGTCGCCATCTGGAGGAGCTGAGGAGGCGAGTCGAGGCCGAGGAGAACGCAGTTCGCGACTTCGCATCAAGAAGCGGATGCGAATTTGCGTTCATACCGCCGAGGGCTCCTCACTTCGGAGGACTATGGGAGGCAGGTGTGAAGTCTGCAAAGCACCTACTCCTACGGACGGTGGGCAACGCCCTGCTCACGGCCGAGGAGCTGCAGACAGTGGTCGTGGCGGTCGAGGCGGTGCTCAACTCCCGCCCGCTAGGAGCCGTAAGCAACGACCACAACGACGGCGAGGCACTAACCCCAGGGCATCTACTGGTGGGCGGTCCACTGGTGGCACCGGCAGCATCGCGGACCCCGGACCAggagggtctgagttgcttaaGGCGATGGCGAGCAGTCTCGTCGCTCAAGCGTGCGTTCTGGCAGCGATGGTCCCGGGAGTATGTGCTGGGCCTGCAGGCACGGGCCAAGTGGGACCAGTTGCAGCCGAATCTGCAAGTCGGAgagctcgtcgtcgtcgcagaaGACAACCAGCCGCCGATGCAGTGGATGGTGGGTCGAGTCGAGGCGGTGTACCCAGGAGCGGACGGGGCGGTGCGCGTCGCAGACGTGCGAACTAGCTCAGGAGGGCTATACAAACGGCCAGTACACAAATTGGCGCCTCTGCCAATCGTATGA